Proteins co-encoded in one Gracilimonas sediminicola genomic window:
- a CDS encoding alpha-amylase family glycosyl hydrolase, which translates to MKYLKSILLLLVFLLTQSISVAQSTIDVTFRYYPNDDAVRAFVPGEFNNWGNNSSGRISTTDGSLMEEDQANGFWYKTISLTVGGGNSTYEGRSGYAYKFHEQYNASGSEWQWFTDPLNDIAIGNNNDSFIEVTTPLIFQLQPSNNQIVGEEDEIWATVASTDSDPIDLNASEFIVNGTSEGSFAGKYDTERQLFSITDLSSASLTVGENTIKLVAVTESGATRTDSVTFAYLPDVSPEKADRPQGLQDGITYSQDGTTATLSLFAPGKDYVFALGDFNEWKVDENYLMKKDSLNPDSVWHWIEITGLTPGEEYGMQYLVDGELRISDPYSELVLDPFNDQYIPESTFPNLLAYPSDKTQGWVTVLQPGKDEYQWEATDYQRPEKTEMVIYELLIRDFLSTKNFQTLTDTLDYLENLGVNAIELMPVSEFDGNLSWGYNPNHHLALDKFYGTPTAFKKFVDEAHKRDMAVILDVVMNHATGANPLYQLYGNDDDYYFNSQPRHAFNVFNDFDHSYSATQYYTKRMIEHWINEYEIDGFRWDLTKGFTQNCTESNGSCTSAYQQDRVDLLKKYADYQWAADPDFIVIFEHLGTENEEKEWANYRVHEGKGVMLWGNMNFAYGEASMGYNENGKSNLFGVLSASRSSFQQRHLVGYMESHDEQWLMLKKKKFGNSSGNYDIKDLGTALARQKLVGAFFFPMPGPKMIWQFGELGYGWGEDECLKPGGSSNGDCLASDPGRVSEKPIRWNYYDDNERLKVYKTWSSLINLRKSSPVFTNPDASSYKLSEAIKIYVLQHDDSDALVVGNFGVTEADAEVTFPASGEWYNFFEGTSITVGDPNMTFTLAPGEFRIYTTRQFETPEEGLLTSAENASGDDLPDSFRLKQNYPNPFNPSTTIAFDVAKAGVVKLEVFDVLGRKVTELVNGRKAASSYSVSFNADNLGSGMYIYRLQAGEKVFTQKMMLVK; encoded by the coding sequence ATGAAGTACTTGAAGTCAATATTATTGCTGCTCGTCTTTTTGTTAACCCAAAGTATATCTGTAGCCCAAAGCACCATTGACGTCACCTTTCGCTACTACCCAAACGATGATGCCGTGAGGGCTTTTGTTCCTGGTGAGTTTAATAACTGGGGAAATAACAGCAGTGGCCGGATCAGTACAACCGATGGTTCTTTAATGGAGGAAGATCAGGCCAACGGGTTTTGGTATAAAACCATCAGCCTGACAGTTGGCGGCGGTAACTCAACCTATGAGGGCCGATCAGGATATGCTTATAAATTTCATGAGCAGTACAATGCCAGCGGCTCGGAATGGCAGTGGTTCACCGATCCGCTAAACGATATTGCTATCGGAAATAACAATGACTCATTCATCGAAGTAACAACTCCGCTCATTTTTCAGCTTCAGCCTTCCAATAACCAAATTGTGGGAGAGGAAGATGAAATCTGGGCAACCGTTGCCTCAACCGATAGCGACCCCATTGACTTGAATGCTTCGGAATTTATAGTGAATGGAACCTCAGAAGGCTCATTTGCCGGAAAGTATGATACCGAACGGCAGTTATTTTCAATTACGGATTTATCTTCTGCTTCACTAACGGTAGGGGAAAACACCATCAAACTGGTAGCCGTAACCGAATCGGGTGCTACACGAACTGATTCGGTTACCTTTGCCTATCTCCCGGATGTGAGCCCTGAAAAAGCCGATCGCCCTCAGGGTCTGCAGGATGGGATAACCTACAGTCAGGACGGTACCACAGCTACGCTTTCCTTATTTGCCCCGGGCAAAGATTACGTGTTTGCGCTCGGGGATTTCAATGAGTGGAAGGTAGATGAGAATTACCTCATGAAAAAGGACTCACTGAATCCCGACAGCGTATGGCACTGGATTGAAATTACCGGATTAACCCCCGGTGAGGAATATGGCATGCAGTACCTGGTTGATGGCGAACTGCGGATTTCGGATCCCTATTCAGAATTGGTGCTCGACCCGTTTAATGACCAGTATATTCCGGAATCTACTTTTCCAAACCTTTTAGCCTACCCGTCAGATAAAACCCAGGGATGGGTAACTGTTCTTCAGCCGGGGAAAGATGAATACCAATGGGAGGCAACCGATTATCAGCGACCGGAAAAAACCGAGATGGTGATTTACGAATTACTGATCCGCGATTTCCTTTCAACAAAAAACTTCCAGACGTTAACTGATACGCTTGATTACCTCGAAAACCTGGGTGTGAACGCCATTGAGCTGATGCCCGTCAGTGAGTTTGACGGTAACCTTAGCTGGGGATATAACCCGAATCATCACCTGGCTCTCGATAAATTTTACGGCACACCAACTGCTTTTAAAAAGTTTGTGGATGAAGCCCACAAAAGAGACATGGCTGTCATTTTGGATGTGGTAATGAATCATGCCACCGGTGCAAATCCGCTTTATCAGCTTTATGGAAATGATGACGACTATTATTTTAATTCACAGCCTCGGCATGCGTTTAACGTATTCAACGATTTTGATCATTCGTATTCCGCGACTCAGTACTACACAAAACGGATGATTGAGCACTGGATCAATGAGTATGAAATTGACGGATTCCGCTGGGATTTGACCAAAGGCTTTACTCAAAATTGTACCGAAAGTAATGGTTCGTGTACCAGTGCGTATCAACAAGATCGGGTTGACCTGTTGAAAAAATACGCCGACTACCAATGGGCGGCTGATCCTGATTTTATTGTGATTTTTGAGCATCTGGGAACCGAAAACGAAGAAAAAGAGTGGGCCAACTATCGGGTTCATGAAGGCAAAGGAGTAATGCTTTGGGGCAATATGAATTTTGCCTACGGAGAAGCCTCCATGGGGTACAACGAGAATGGTAAGTCCAACTTGTTTGGGGTGCTTTCCGCATCAAGAAGCAGTTTTCAGCAACGGCATCTTGTCGGGTATATGGAAAGCCATGATGAACAGTGGCTGATGCTGAAAAAGAAGAAATTTGGGAATTCTTCCGGTAATTATGACATCAAAGATTTAGGAACCGCACTGGCTCGCCAAAAGCTGGTAGGTGCATTTTTCTTCCCGATGCCCGGGCCAAAAATGATATGGCAATTCGGTGAACTCGGCTACGGATGGGGCGAAGACGAGTGCCTGAAGCCCGGCGGCAGTTCTAATGGAGATTGCCTGGCCAGTGATCCGGGAAGAGTAAGCGAGAAACCCATCCGGTGGAATTACTACGATGATAACGAGCGGTTGAAAGTATATAAAACATGGAGTTCGTTGATCAACCTCAGAAAAAGCAGTCCGGTGTTTACCAATCCTGATGCTTCTTCATATAAACTTAGTGAAGCCATTAAAATATATGTTCTGCAGCATGATGATTCGGATGCATTGGTAGTCGGGAATTTTGGAGTTACTGAAGCCGATGCAGAGGTGACTTTTCCGGCATCCGGTGAGTGGTATAACTTCTTTGAGGGGACTTCCATTACCGTAGGTGATCCAAATATGACGTTTACGCTTGCTCCCGGAGAATTCAGGATTTATACCACCCGTCAGTTTGAAACTCCCGAAGAAGGATTGCTGACATCTGCCGAGAACGCATCAGGCGATGATCTGCCGGATTCCTTTCGGTTAAAACAGAATTACCCGAATCCCTTCAACCCAAGTACCACTATTGCCTTTGATGTAGCCAAAGCGGGGGTGGTAAAGCTGGAAGTATTTGATGTATTGGGGCGAAAAGTGACGGAGCTTGTGAACGGAAGAAAAGCCGCCAGCTCTTATTCTGTGAGTTTTAATGCAGATAATTTAGGCAGCGGAATGTATATCTACCGTTTGCAGGCAGGGGAAAAGGTTTTCACACAAAAAATGATGCTGGTCAAATAA